Proteins co-encoded in one Streptomyces sp. JH34 genomic window:
- a CDS encoding ATP-binding protein: protein MTSVNATAPSASPHCQDGESYRLSLPNTARSAGIARHFVASLLTGTPHSGILDDARLCVTEVVANAHRHTRTSLIRVHVTVGREQVTVSVADDTPWTAPAAGATSDGLIRTGHAQECGRGLFLLEELALAWGSDVCGCCSPSHKAVWFTLAVDAVASSAQPSARPRTAIQA, encoded by the coding sequence ATGACCAGCGTCAACGCCACCGCACCCTCCGCATCACCGCACTGTCAGGACGGCGAGAGCTACCGGCTCTCCCTGCCCAACACCGCGCGTTCCGCCGGGATCGCCCGGCACTTCGTCGCCTCACTGCTCACCGGCACCCCGCACAGCGGCATCCTCGACGACGCCCGCCTCTGTGTGACCGAGGTCGTGGCCAACGCCCATCGGCACACCCGCACTTCACTGATCCGTGTGCATGTGACGGTCGGCCGGGAGCAGGTGACCGTGTCCGTCGCCGACGACACGCCCTGGACCGCGCCTGCGGCAGGCGCCACGTCCGACGGGTTGATCCGCACGGGTCACGCGCAGGAGTGCGGGCGGGGGCTCTTCCTCCTGGAGGAACTCGCCCTGGCCTGGGGGTCGGACGTCTGCGGGTGCTGCTCTCCCAGCCACAAGGCGGTGTGGTTCACGCTCGCCGTGGATGCGGTGGCCTCCTCCGCACAGCCTTCTGCGCGCCCCCGCACGGCGATTCAGGCCTGA